In the genome of Oceanococcus sp. HetDA_MAG_MS8, the window CTGGCCCCCGGCCCTGTGGGTATGAGTGTGCTGGCTGCGCTGGCACATATTCAAGGCCAATTCTGGTTGGCCTATGTTTGGTTTATTCCCCACCCCGGGCTGCTCAGCCTGTTGCCCGTGCTCGGCGCGGCAGCCGTGATCAGCGGTCTATTGACGGGATTATTAGCCGCTCAGGTTCTGGAGCGCATGCCGGCACCCACATCCACCTTGCCTGCCAAGGACTGACACGGGATACTGTTTTCATGTCAAACATGGCCCTGCGCAACAACCTCCTCATCGCCCTGCCCAACTTGGCGGATACGCCTTTTGAGCGCACCGTGACCCTACTTTGCGAACACAACGACGAAGGTGCTCTGGGACTGGTGATCAACCGCACCCTAGAGCTGAGCCTGAGCGACATGCTCGATCACTTGGAGCTCGATCATCAGGCCATCGATGGCTTGGAGATTCCCGTGTATTGGGGTGGCCCGGTCAGTACGGAGCGCGGCTTTGTACTCCACCGCGACGCCAGCCGCTGGGAGTCGACTGTGGCCCTCAGTGATTCATTAAGCCTCACCAGCTCACGCGACATTCTGGCGGCCATTGGGCGCGGCGAAGGGCCTAGGCAGTTTTTGGTCACGCTGGGCTATGCCGGCTGGGATAGCGGTCAATTGGAACGGGAGATGGGAGAAAATGCTTGGCTGTCCACAGCCGTCGACGAAAGCATTGTCTTCGACACCGACATCGAGCTGCGCTGGTCACGGGCGACGGGAAAATTGGGCGTCAATGCGGTCAACCTCGACCCTCATATTGGCCACGCATGAGAGTCACACTGGGCTTTGACTACGGTCTAGCCCGCGTTGGCGTTGCCGTTGGGAATAGCCTCACTGGCACGGCGAGGGCTTTGCCCATGCTCCCGCCTCCGCGAGACAAAGCGGGATGGGACGCCGTCAGCCGTGTGGTTCGTGAGTGGCAACCTGCCGAATTCATCGTCGGCATGCCGCCACAATCGGCGGGTAATGAGGCCTTACTCTCTGCTATTCGCCGCTTTGCACTAGAGTTACAGCAACGCTATGCACTGCCTGTACACTGGGTGGATGAAAGCTTGAGTTCGCGGTCGGCGGCTGGCGAACTCAGAGACGCCCGCGCAGCCGGCTTGAAATCAAACCGGGTGCGCCCAGGTGACGAAGACAGCCTTGCCGCCGCGGCCCTTTTGCAACAGTTTTACACCGACGGTCGATGAACCCAGCTCTGGATACGCGCAGCCCTGTCGCCGAGCGCGAC includes:
- the ruvX gene encoding Holliday junction resolvase RuvX, encoding MRVTLGFDYGLARVGVAVGNSLTGTARALPMLPPPRDKAGWDAVSRVVREWQPAEFIVGMPPQSAGNEALLSAIRRFALELQQRYALPVHWVDESLSSRSAAGELRDARAAGLKSNRVRPGDEDSLAAAALLQQFYTDGR
- a CDS encoding YqgE/AlgH family protein — protein: MSNMALRNNLLIALPNLADTPFERTVTLLCEHNDEGALGLVINRTLELSLSDMLDHLELDHQAIDGLEIPVYWGGPVSTERGFVLHRDASRWESTVALSDSLSLTSSRDILAAIGRGEGPRQFLVTLGYAGWDSGQLEREMGENAWLSTAVDESIVFDTDIELRWSRATGKLGVNAVNLDPHIGHA